GAGAAGGGCAACCCTATGGGGGTCACCCCGGGAATCCTCCCCAGCTCCTCCCAGAGGTGCGCCGCCAGGACGTGCTCGAAGGAGGCGACCTCCTCCATGGCCGTGACGACCCTCTCCCGGGGGGACTCTCCCCGTCCCAGGGAGGCCAGGTAGTCCACCGCCGCCCCCGCCCCCACGATGGCCGCGGGGTTCAGGGTGCCCGTCTCGATGCGGTGGGGCGCTCGAGGGTCCTGGGTGCGCAGTCGGTCCGTGGGGAGCTGGTCCAGCAGGTCCTCCCGGGCGTAGAGCACCCCCACGTGGGGGCCGTAGAACTTGTAGGCGGAGCAGAGGAGAAAGTCCACCCCCAGGGCCGTCACGTCCAGGGGGAAGTGGGGGGCGTAGTGCACCGCGTCCACGGAGAGCCAGGCCCCCACCTCGTAGGTCCACTTGCGGAGGGTCGGGATGTCGTTCACCGTGCCGATGAAGTTGGAGGAGTACCCCGCCGCCACCAGCCGGGTGTGCTCCCCGATCTTTTCCCGGGCGTCCTCCATGTCCAGGGCGCCGGTGGGGAGGAGGCGGATTTCCCGCACCGTCACCCCCAGTTCCCGAAGCCCCAGCCAGGGCCCCCGGTTGGCCTCGTGGTCCAGCTGGGTGACCAGCACCTCGTCCCCCGGACGCAGGGCGCGTCCCACCGCCCGGGCCAGGGCGAAGTTGAGGCTGGTCATGTTGTGGCCGAAGGAGATGCACCGGGACGAGGAAGCCCCCAGGAAGAGGGCCAGCCTCGCTCGGGCTTCTTCCTGCGCCTCGTCGGACTCCAGGGTGGTGACGAAATACCCGTGGGTGTTGGCGTTGCAGGTCCGGTAATAGTGCATCATGGCGTCCAGCACCCTCTGGGGCACCTGGGTGCCCCCCGGGCCATCGAAGTAGGCCAGGGGCAGGCCGTGGTGGGTGCGGCTCAGGGACGGAAAGTCCCGGCGGCAGGCGGCGAACCGCTCCGTCGGGGTGGGGGCGCCTGATTGCGGGGTGCGGGTTTCCATGGCATCTCCTCCTCGTGATGGGTGGGGTGCGTCGGGATCAGGGATTCCCCGATTCCAGGCGCCCATAGGTCCGCAGGATCAGGTCGTTCCGCTCGTTGCGCAGCAGGGGGGTCTCCTCCCGGACCCGGGCCAGTCCCTCCAGGTCCAGGTCCACCACCCCCAGGTCCGGGTCTCCCTCCCTCAGGGAGAGGAGCAGGTCTCCCCGAGGTCCGAAGGCGAAGGAGCCTCCGTCGCCGTGGAAGGCTCCCTCGGGGCCGGAACCGCAGCAGCAGAGGACGTAGCAGGTCTGGGCGAGAGCCTGAGCCCCCGCCAGGAGGCGCCAGCGGGCCAGGTTCGCCCCGATCTCCTCCCGGGAAGGGGCGCTGGGGGCGCTGGGGACCAGCAGGGCCTGGGCGCCCATCTGGGTGCAGAGGATCCCGTTGACGGGATGCCAGAGGTCCTCGCACACCAAGAGCCCTGCGGCCCCCCAACGGGGACGCAGCACCGTGAGGTCCTCCCCGGGGGTGAAGGTCCGGTCCTCCCGGTAGTGGCCGTAGTTGCAGAGATTCACCTTTCGGTGTACCCCCAGGGTGCGACCCCGCTCCACGTACTCCGCGGCGATGAAGGTTCTCCCGCCCTCGAAGAGGGGGTAGCTCACCACCCCGTCCATGTCCAAGGTTTCCAGAGCCTTTCGGAGGCTCTCCAGGGAAGTGCGAAGGTCCCGGTCCAGGGCGGACCGGGCGGAAGCGTCGAGAGAGACGTCCCCGATGCGGTAGCCCGTGAGGCTCATTTCCGGAAAGACCGCGAGGCGGGCGCCCCGCCTTCGGGCCTCCTCCAATCCCTGGACGTGGCGGAGAAGGTTCCCCCCCAGATCCAGAAGGGTCGGGGAGATCTGGACCAACGCAGCGGTGAGGGACATGGCGAGCCTCCTTCCTGGTCTTCCATTGTACCGCAGGTTTGCGGGACGGAAGCCCGGACGTTCATGGACCGGGCGAACCTGCCTTCCCATCGTATCCGGGGAGGGGTGGGCGAAGGGGGGTGCTCCCGGAGGAGGAGTGTGCTAAAGTGATCAAGGGGAGAATGAATCCGAAAGAAACGAGGCCGAACGGGAAGGAGGAACCATCATGTTGGACCTGCAGAAGCGCTTCAAGCTGGGAACCATCAAGCGTCTGGTCCACCAGGTGGGGGTGGAGGACACGGTGGGGAACAAGTCCGTGGCCCTGGACGAGTTCCTTTCCACCTCCGCGTGCCTGGAGACCATGGTGCGGCTGGCGGTGGAGATGGTGGACCCCGGGTTGCCCGAGGGGGTCATCTCCGTGGGGGTTCGTTCGGAGATCCTCCAGCAGGCCCCCGCCCTTCTGGGCAACGAGGTGATCTTCCATCTCTCCCTGGACCGGGTGGAGGGAAACCGCCTGGGCTTCTCCCTCCGGGTGAGCGATCGTCACGGCACCATCGCCACGGGAAACCACGAGCGGGCGGTGGTGAGCGCGGCTCTCCTTGCGGAGAGGGCGGAGAAGCGGACGAAGGAGGTCCTCTGAGGGACCGAGGGGTGAGGGAATCCGGGCCGCCTGCGGGCGGCCCGTTTCCTTTCGGAAGGGGGGAGAGGCTTGAGACGCCTGGTTTGGGCCCTGGCGGGGTTGCTCTGGACAGTTGCGGCGGCGTGGGGAGCGCAAGACCCTGTCGCGTCGATGGACCGGGTCCTGGGTCGGCTGGAGGGGGAGATGGAGGCCCAGAGAAAGGCCTTCCGCATCCCCGGGATGGCGGTGGCGGTGGTGCAGGACGGAAAGATCCTGTTCGCCAAGGGGTACGGGGTGCGCCGCCGGGGAGGAGCGGAGCCCGTGACCCCCGAGACGGTCTTTCAGGTGGGTTCCACCACCAAGGCCTTCACCAGCGCCCTGGTGGCCCTGCTGGTGGAGAAGGGCGCCCTGGGTTGGGAGGATCGGGTGACGGACCACCTTCCGGCCTTTCGGATGTACGACCCCTGGGTGACCCGGGAGTTCCAGGTCCGAGATCTCATGGCCCAGCACAGCGGCCTGCCCGCCTACTCCGGGGATCTCCTGTCCCTGTTGGGCTTTGACCGGGCCGCCATGATCCGAGCCCTGGAGTTCTATCGCCCCGTCACCAGCTTCCGCAGCACCTTCGCCTACGTGAACCACCTGTGGCTCGTGGCGGCGGCGCTCTACGAGGCCGTGGCGGGGGAAAGCTGGGAGGAGGGTATGAAGCGGCGTCTTCTGGAACCCCTGGGGATGGGGGACAGCACCCTGGACCGGAAGGGATTCCTGGAGACGGAGAACCGGGTGGGCCTCCACCGTCTGCGGAACGGGCGACTGGAGACGATCCCCGAGGACTGGCCCTTCCTGGACTGGGCGTACCTCTACGGCCCCGCAGGGGGTCTCAACGCCTCGGTGCGGGACATGGCGAAGTGGACGGTCTTTCAGCTCTCGGGCAAGGCGGGGGACCGTTCCCTCCTGAAGCCCGAGACCCTGGCGGCCCTCCACCGTCCCCAGACCGTGGCGGGGGACGGCAGCGTCTTCTATTGCCTGGGGTGGGTGAAAACCGAGGCGAAGCCCTATCCCCTGGTGTGGCACAACGGGGGGACCTCGGGGTGTCACACCCTGGTGCAGCTGGTTCCGGAGGCGGGGTTGGGGCTGGTGGTGCTCACCAACCTGGAGGGCACGGACTTCCCCGAGGCCCTGGGGCGGCGGTTCGCGGACCTGTGGTTCGGCAATCCGGATCGCGACTGGTTCGGGGAGGCGCGCAAGGCCCTGGAGGAGAAGCCTCGGGAGGCTCCGGTTCCCTCCGCGCGGCCGGGCCGCCCCCTTTCGGCCTACCAGGGGACCTTCGAGAATCCCGTCTACGGCCGGATCGTGGTGACCCATCGGGACGGGAGCCTCCGGGGGATCTGGGGACCCCGGCGCACCCCCTTGGCCTTCCACCCCGCAGGAGGGGACACCTTCGCCCTGGAGATGGGGGGCACCGAACCCTTGGGGGCGGCCCAGTTCCTCTTCGGGGAGGAGGGGCTTTCCGCCCTGTACCTGGAAGCCCTGGACGACACGGGGATGGGACGCTTCGAGCGGGTGGTCCCCCCTTCCCGCCAGGGGACGCCGCAGAGATAGAAAGAGGCCCCCGCCCTTCCGAAGGCGGGGGCCTCTTTCGTCTTGTGTGCCGATCCGGGAGCTAACGCCATCCCCCGCGCATGAGGTTCTCGTGGTGCCGCTGCTTCTCCCGGTCCTGCACGGAGAAGCGCCGTTCCGCCCAGCGGGAGAGGCGCACGAAGGGCAGCCCCAGGAGCAGGTAGATGGCCGCCACCATGATGCCCGTGCCGAAGTAGTCGTAATAGGTGGCGGCGATCTGCCCGTAGGCCTTGGTGAGGTCCACCATGGTGATGATGGACACCAGGGAGGAGTCCTTCAGCAGGGAGATGAAATCGTTGGTCACCGGGGGGATCACCACCCGGAAGGCCTGGGGGATCACCACGTGGCGCAGGGCCTGCCAGCGGGTCATGGAGAGGCCCAGGGCCGCCTCCATCTGTCCCCGGGGCACCGCAAGGAGTCCCGCCCGGTAGTTCTCCGCCTCGTAGGCCGCGTAGTTCAGCCCCAGCCCCAGCGCCCCCGCCAGGAAGGGGGAGAGCTTGATGCCCACGTTGGGCAGGCCGTAGAAGATGAAGAAGAGCTGGATGAGCACCGGGGTGCCCCGGATGGCCTCGATGTAGGCCACCGCCAGGGCGGATGCCCACTTGGGGCCGAAGACCCGGATCACCGCCAGGAGGAAGCCCAGGGCCATGGCCAGCAGCATGGCGGTGACGGAGACCTTCAGGGTCACCACCGCCGCCTCGCCGAAGATGGGCAGGAAGCCCGCGTAGCGCTCCAGGCGTTTCTGCAGGGTCAGGTGGGGCCGATGGGCCTCCGCCCAGTCGTCGTAGGCGGAGGTGGCCACCTTCCGGGGAGAGAAATCGTTCCACTCCTTGGCCATGAGGGGGTTCCAGAGGTTCCACTTGTCGTAGATCCGCCGCAGCTCTCCGGAGTCCCGAAGCTGTACCAGGGCGGCGTTGACCTCCCCCAGGAGGGCCTTGTCCTCCTTGCGCAGGGCCATGGCGTAGCGGATCTCCCCCACCGGGGGCCCCACGAACTTCACCTCCGGGTTGAAGCCCGCGGAGTACAGGGCGATGGGGGCGTCGAAGAGGGTTCCGTCCAGCCGTCCGTTGGCCAGGTCCTCGTAGGCGTTGGCTTCCACGATGTAGGTGCGGATGTCCACCTTCCCCAGGTCCTTCAGCACGAAGTAGGAGTAGGACTGCTTCAGGGTCCCCGCCACCTTGCCCCGCAGGTCCTCCAGCTTCTGGATGTCCTGGTTGTCCCGGCGCACGGCGATCTGGAGGAAGGTGTGGTAGTAGGGGATGGAGAAGGCCACCTCCTGCTCGTGCTCCGGGGTCACCTCCAGGCCGTTGATGGCCACGTCGTAGAGCTTGCGCTCCAGCCCCGGGATCAGGTTGTCCCAGCTGTTGTTCACGAACACGGGCCGACGGCCCAGGATCTTGGCCACCGCCTCCACGATGTCCACCTCGAAGCCGATGAGGCGCTTCACGTCCTTGGGGTCGTTGAACATGAAGGGCACCCCGCCCTCCGAGTCCCCCGCCCAGCGGAGGACCTTTTCCTCTCCCCCTGCGGGGAGGGCCAGGAGGAGCAGAAACAGGGCGCCCCAGAGCAGGCGACGGCCCATCACGCCACCCCCGTTCCCACCAGGTGTCGCAGAAACTCCCGGGTGCGATCGTTCTTCGGGGAGGTGAACAGCACGTCCCCGTCGTCCAGCTCCACGATCTCCCCCCGGTCCATGAAGACGATGTAGTCCGAAGCGTCCCGGGCGAAGCGCATTTCGTGGGTCACGATGATCTGGGTCATCCCCTCCCCATCCAGGTCCCTCATGACCTGGAGGACTTCCCCCACCAGCTCCGGGTCCAGGGCGGAGGTGGGTTCGTCGTAGAGCATCACCCGGGGGTTCATGGCCAGGGCCCGGGCGATGGCGGCCCTCTGGGTCTGGCCGCCCGAGAGGGTGGAGGGGTAACGGCGGATGAAGTCTCCCAGCCCCACCTTCTTGAGGAGCCGTACCGCGTTGTCCTCCGCCTGCTCCGGGGGTTCCCCCTTCACCACCCGGGGGGCGAGCATCACGTTCTCCAGCACCGTCTTGTGGGGGAACAGGGTGAAGGACTGGAACACCATGCCCACCTCCTTGCGGATCTCGTGGGCCGTGTCCAGGGTCCGGCGGTCGTAGCCCTTCTCCTGGCCTGTCCGGGTCAGGGTGAGGCCGCACACCGTGAGGCTGCCGGAGTCCATGATCTCCAGGCAGTTGAGGCAGCGCAGGAAGGTGGATTTGCCGCATCCCGAGGGGCCGATGACGGAGACCAGGTCTCCCTCCCGGATGGTGAGGCTCACGTTGTTCAGGACCTCTCCGTCCTCGAAGCTCTTGCAGAGGTGGTCCACCACCACCAGGGGTTCCGCCGTCCGGTTCATGTCCATCCCCCTCTACGGATCCGGGCCCTGCCGCGTCCCCAGGGGGCGGGCAGCACAAGGACGCCCCCCGCCCTGGGAAGGGGGGAGACGTCCCGAGGACCTCCGCGCCGAAATGCGAGCGAGGCGTCCACGTCCCTAGTCTTCGAAGATGTGGGTGGTCAGCGGGGGAAACCCGTTGAAGTTGACGGAACAGTAGCTGGCGGTGTACGCCCCCGTGGAGAGGAAGTAGACCCGGTCCCCCTCCGCCAGGGTGACGGGCAGCTCGTACTTGAACTGCTCGTACAGCACGTCCACGCTGTCGCAGGTGGGGCCCGCCAGGATGACCTTCTGGCTGGGGCCTTTCTTGTCCACGTAGACGGGGTACTTGATGGCCTCGTCCAGGGTCTCGATGAGGCCGCCGAACTTCCCCGTGTCCAGATAGACCCAGCTGTAGGGGTTCACCTGGGATTTCTTGGAGATGAGCACCACCTCCGTCACCAGGATCCCCGCATCTCCCACCATGCCGCGACCGGGCTCGATGAAGATCTCCGGGAGGTCCTTGCCGAAGTCCTCCTCCAGGAAGCGCCGGATCTCCGAGGCGTACAGGGCGATGGGGGGGGTGGGGTCGAAGTACTGCGCCGGGAGGCCGCCTCCCAGGTTGATCATCTTCAGCTCCACGTTGAACTCCCGGGCGGAGTCGAATAGGTAGCGGCAGGTAGAGATGAGGTAGCCCCACTGGCCGATGTCCCTCTGCTGGGAGCCCACGTGGAAGGAGACCCCGTAGGGCTGCACGGGCAGCCGGGTGGACAGGCCGATGAGCCGATAGATGGAATCGGGATGGGTGCCGAACTTGCGGGAAAGGGGCCAGTCCGCGCCGCTGCAGTCCGAAAGGATGCGGTAGAAGACCTTGGATCCCGGAGCGTTTTCGGCGATCTTGCGCAGGTCCGATTCGGAGTCCGTGGCAAAGAGACGAATGCCCTTGTGGTAGGCGTAGGCGATGTCTCGGGCTTTCTTGATGGTGTTGCCGTAGCTGATCCGTTCCGGTTCCACGCCCAAGGCCAGCATCTGGTCCAACTCGTAGACCGATGCGACGTCGAAGGAACTGCCTCTTGCGGCGAGCAGCTTCAGGATGGACTCGTGGGGGTTCGCCTTCACCGCGTAAAAGGGTCGG
The sequence above is drawn from the Aminomonas paucivorans DSM 12260 genome and encodes:
- a CDS encoding cysteine desulfurase-like protein, translating into METRTPQSGAPTPTERFAACRRDFPSLSRTHHGLPLAYFDGPGGTQVPQRVLDAMMHYYRTCNANTHGYFVTTLESDEAQEEARARLALFLGASSSRCISFGHNMTSLNFALARAVGRALRPGDEVLVTQLDHEANRGPWLGLRELGVTVREIRLLPTGALDMEDAREKIGEHTRLVAAGYSSNFIGTVNDIPTLRKWTYEVGAWLSVDAVHYAPHFPLDVTALGVDFLLCSAYKFYGPHVGVLYAREDLLDQLPTDRLRTQDPRAPHRIETGTLNPAAIVGAGAAVDYLASLGRGESPRERVVTAMEEVASFEHVLAAHLWEELGRIPGVTPIGLPFSSPRRAPTVSFTVEGKDPAEVCRALDERAICAWDGHFYGIRPCEVMGLLERGGVTRVGLSLYNTEEEVERLLAAVREIASRG
- a CDS encoding carbon-nitrogen hydrolase family protein, with the protein product MSLTAALVQISPTLLDLGGNLLRHVQGLEEARRRGARLAVFPEMSLTGYRIGDVSLDASARSALDRDLRTSLESLRKALETLDMDGVVSYPLFEGGRTFIAAEYVERGRTLGVHRKVNLCNYGHYREDRTFTPGEDLTVLRPRWGAAGLLVCEDLWHPVNGILCTQMGAQALLVPSAPSAPSREEIGANLARWRLLAGAQALAQTCYVLCCCGSGPEGAFHGDGGSFAFGPRGDLLLSLREGDPDLGVVDLDLEGLARVREETPLLRNERNDLILRTYGRLESGNP
- a CDS encoding thioesterase family protein; the encoded protein is MLDLQKRFKLGTIKRLVHQVGVEDTVGNKSVALDEFLSTSACLETMVRLAVEMVDPGLPEGVISVGVRSEILQQAPALLGNEVIFHLSLDRVEGNRLGFSLRVSDRHGTIATGNHERAVVSAALLAERAEKRTKEVL
- a CDS encoding serine hydrolase codes for the protein MRRLVWALAGLLWTVAAAWGAQDPVASMDRVLGRLEGEMEAQRKAFRIPGMAVAVVQDGKILFAKGYGVRRRGGAEPVTPETVFQVGSTTKAFTSALVALLVEKGALGWEDRVTDHLPAFRMYDPWVTREFQVRDLMAQHSGLPAYSGDLLSLLGFDRAAMIRALEFYRPVTSFRSTFAYVNHLWLVAAALYEAVAGESWEEGMKRRLLEPLGMGDSTLDRKGFLETENRVGLHRLRNGRLETIPEDWPFLDWAYLYGPAGGLNASVRDMAKWTVFQLSGKAGDRSLLKPETLAALHRPQTVAGDGSVFYCLGWVKTEAKPYPLVWHNGGTSGCHTLVQLVPEAGLGLVVLTNLEGTDFPEALGRRFADLWFGNPDRDWFGEARKALEEKPREAPVPSARPGRPLSAYQGTFENPVYGRIVVTHRDGSLRGIWGPRRTPLAFHPAGGDTFALEMGGTEPLGAAQFLFGEEGLSALYLEALDDTGMGRFERVVPPSRQGTPQR
- a CDS encoding ABC transporter substrate-binding protein/permease; its protein translation is MGRRLLWGALFLLLLALPAGGEEKVLRWAGDSEGGVPFMFNDPKDVKRLIGFEVDIVEAVAKILGRRPVFVNNSWDNLIPGLERKLYDVAINGLEVTPEHEQEVAFSIPYYHTFLQIAVRRDNQDIQKLEDLRGKVAGTLKQSYSYFVLKDLGKVDIRTYIVEANAYEDLANGRLDGTLFDAPIALYSAGFNPEVKFVGPPVGEIRYAMALRKEDKALLGEVNAALVQLRDSGELRRIYDKWNLWNPLMAKEWNDFSPRKVATSAYDDWAEAHRPHLTLQKRLERYAGFLPIFGEAAVVTLKVSVTAMLLAMALGFLLAVIRVFGPKWASALAVAYIEAIRGTPVLIQLFFIFYGLPNVGIKLSPFLAGALGLGLNYAAYEAENYRAGLLAVPRGQMEAALGLSMTRWQALRHVVIPQAFRVVIPPVTNDFISLLKDSSLVSIITMVDLTKAYGQIAATYYDYFGTGIMVAAIYLLLGLPFVRLSRWAERRFSVQDREKQRHHENLMRGGWR
- a CDS encoding amino acid ABC transporter ATP-binding protein yields the protein MNRTAEPLVVVDHLCKSFEDGEVLNNVSLTIREGDLVSVIGPSGCGKSTFLRCLNCLEIMDSGSLTVCGLTLTRTGQEKGYDRRTLDTAHEIRKEVGMVFQSFTLFPHKTVLENVMLAPRVVKGEPPEQAEDNAVRLLKKVGLGDFIRRYPSTLSGGQTQRAAIARALAMNPRVMLYDEPTSALDPELVGEVLQVMRDLDGEGMTQIIVTHEMRFARDASDYIVFMDRGEIVELDDGDVLFTSPKNDRTREFLRHLVGTGVA
- a CDS encoding type III PLP-dependent enzyme; translated protein: MKTPIYAFDLDRYYDTRRFEALKAFAATKQTPFLLIDLGRIAERYDELVREMSFARPFYAVKANPHESILKLLAARGSSFDVASVYELDQMLALGVEPERISYGNTIKKARDIAYAYHKGIRLFATDSESDLRKIAENAPGSKVFYRILSDCSGADWPLSRKFGTHPDSIYRLIGLSTRLPVQPYGVSFHVGSQQRDIGQWGYLISTCRYLFDSAREFNVELKMINLGGGLPAQYFDPTPPIALYASEIRRFLEEDFGKDLPEIFIEPGRGMVGDAGILVTEVVLISKKSQVNPYSWVYLDTGKFGGLIETLDEAIKYPVYVDKKGPSQKVILAGPTCDSVDVLYEQFKYELPVTLAEGDRVYFLSTGAYTASYCSVNFNGFPPLTTHIFED